From a single Adhaeribacter swui genomic region:
- a CDS encoding GNAT family N-acetyltransferase: protein MILKLRRRYLRETNFRRQGISRQLLPASEQWLRQKGCTQIDSDMQLNNTISYHFHIRMGFKEAAQLIAFIKDLD, encoded by the coding sequence ATTATTTTAAAATTACGTAGAAGGTATTTACGTGAAACCAACTTTCGGCGGCAAGGCATCTCCCGGCAATTATTACCAGCCAGCGAACAATGGCTCCGGCAAAAAGGCTGCACCCAAATTGATTCCGATATGCAGCTAAACAATACGATAAGCTACCATTTCCATATCCGTATGGGTTTTAAAGAAGCAGCCCAGTTAATTGCTTTTATCAAAGATTTAGACTAA
- a CDS encoding arginase family protein translates to MKEVVIVEFPSNLGLKEPTPGKEPGVKKLPGWLKQHGFHEKLNPRQVYQLPAPTYNNLPDAETGVLNITGLQQYAQEQANLFESIFQKQDFPVVLGGDCSILLGSALALKQQGNYALFYLDGHTDFMEPGLSGTGGVGGMAAAMVAGYGPQKLTQINNLGPYIPEELVWCVGNREYDAEYEKAIEDSRATYISLAKLREMGITNCVAAFFKKLEIAKTDGFWLHLDVDVLDDAVMPAVDSRTPDGLSYPELDRLLTPLIASNKLAGLQITILDPDLDPTGQYTQEFVANFTAIFNQARKAMV, encoded by the coding sequence ATGAAAGAAGTGGTTATTGTGGAATTTCCCTCGAACCTGGGCTTAAAAGAACCTACACCGGGCAAAGAGCCCGGCGTTAAAAAATTGCCGGGTTGGCTAAAGCAACATGGGTTTCACGAAAAGCTCAATCCCCGACAAGTTTATCAATTACCTGCCCCCACTTATAACAATTTGCCCGATGCCGAAACAGGTGTTTTAAATATTACGGGCTTACAACAATACGCCCAGGAACAAGCTAATTTATTTGAGTCGATTTTTCAGAAGCAAGATTTTCCGGTGGTACTGGGCGGCGATTGCAGCATTTTGCTGGGCAGTGCATTGGCGTTAAAACAACAAGGAAATTACGCCTTGTTTTACCTCGATGGCCACACGGATTTTATGGAACCAGGGCTTTCCGGCACCGGTGGTGTAGGGGGTATGGCGGCGGCCATGGTAGCGGGTTATGGCCCGCAGAAGCTAACACAAATTAATAATTTAGGCCCGTACATTCCGGAAGAACTTGTTTGGTGCGTGGGTAACCGCGAGTACGATGCGGAATACGAAAAAGCTATTGAGGATTCCCGGGCCACTTATATTAGTTTAGCGAAATTGCGCGAGATGGGTATAACCAACTGCGTAGCTGCATTTTTTAAAAAATTAGAAATTGCCAAAACCGATGGTTTCTGGTTACACCTGGACGTGGATGTGCTGGATGATGCCGTAATGCCCGCCGTGGACAGTCGAACGCCGGATGGTTTAAGTTACCCGGAATTAGATCGTTTGCTTACACCCTTAATAGCCAGTAACAAACTGGCTGGTTTACAAATAACCATTCTGGATCCGGATTTAGATCCTACTGGGCAATATACCCAGGAATTTGTCGCCAACTTTACTGCTATCTTTAACCAGGCCCGCAAAGCTATGGTTTAA
- the rsmG gene encoding 16S rRNA (guanine(527)-N(7))-methyltransferase RsmG, with product MDIIKHYFPEANEHQLSQFNQLETLLREWNSKINVISRKDTEAIAVHHILHALGIAKVVQFPAGSAVLDVGTGGGLPGLPLAILFPEVKFHLIDSIGKKIHVVQSIAEALHLSNVKATHIRAEQVPEKYDFIVSRAVTRLAAFHPWIRTSYKKDPAPNHGLYYLKGGDLTEEIAESGLVTQVFELKNYFTEEFFETKKVVFVPVTH from the coding sequence GTGGATATTATCAAGCATTATTTCCCGGAAGCAAACGAGCACCAGTTAAGCCAGTTTAACCAACTGGAAACTTTATTGCGGGAGTGGAATTCGAAAATAAACGTGATTTCGCGGAAAGATACCGAAGCTATTGCGGTGCATCATATTTTGCACGCGCTGGGTATTGCTAAAGTAGTGCAGTTTCCGGCGGGTTCGGCGGTGTTAGATGTGGGTACCGGGGGCGGTTTGCCTGGTTTGCCTTTGGCCATTCTGTTTCCGGAGGTAAAATTCCACTTAATCGACTCTATTGGTAAAAAAATCCACGTGGTGCAAAGCATTGCTGAAGCATTACACTTAAGCAACGTAAAAGCTACCCACATCCGCGCCGAACAGGTTCCGGAAAAATACGACTTTATCGTGAGCCGCGCGGTTACCCGCTTGGCCGCTTTCCACCCCTGGATTAGAACCAGCTATAAAAAAGACCCCGCGCCCAACCACGGGCTCTATTACCTGAAAGGCGGCGACCTAACCGAAGAAATTGCCGAGTCGGGTTTAGTAACCCAAGTTTTCGAGTTAAAAAACTACTTTACCGAGGAGTTCTTCGAAACCAAGAAGGTGGTATTTGTACCCGTTACGCATTAG
- a CDS encoding RNA polymerase sigma factor → MEVNKQFSAKAKHDFKLIQSAVEDGDEKAYAELMSIYKKPVYHVVLKMVRNPDDAEDLTIEAFAKAFRNLHKFNPEYAFSTWLFRIATNNCIDFIRKNKIKTMSIDSAIKIDNGDEINIDFKDTNLTPQENAIKNQKIEIMQFVVAKLPDKYQRLVTLRYFDELSYEEIATELNAPLGTVKAQLHRARELLYDMIKNKKHLI, encoded by the coding sequence ATGGAAGTAAATAAGCAATTTTCTGCGAAAGCAAAACACGATTTTAAACTGATTCAGTCAGCGGTAGAAGATGGGGACGAAAAAGCCTACGCCGAACTGATGAGTATTTATAAAAAACCCGTGTACCACGTGGTTTTAAAAATGGTGCGTAACCCCGACGATGCCGAAGATTTAACCATTGAAGCTTTTGCCAAAGCGTTCCGGAACCTGCATAAATTTAACCCGGAGTATGCTTTTAGTACCTGGCTTTTCCGGATTGCCACCAACAACTGCATTGATTTTATCCGGAAAAATAAAATCAAAACCATGAGCATCGACTCGGCCATTAAAATTGATAATGGCGACGAAATAAACATTGATTTTAAAGATACCAACCTGACACCGCAGGAAAACGCGATCAAAAATCAAAAAATTGAAATTATGCAGTTTGTAGTGGCAAAACTGCCCGATAAGTACCAACGCTTAGTAACCTTGCGCTACTTCGATGAGTTATCGTACGAAGAAATAGCCACCGAGCTAAACGCACCCTTGGGAACGGTAAAAGCCCAATTACACCGCGCTCGCGAGTTACTGTACGACATGATTAAAAACAAAAAACACCTGATTTAA
- a CDS encoding glycosyltransferase, with protein sequence MLPLLFLLLFCVLVQAGYTFYYFYSLVHYTTPELGTKQVPVSIIISAHNEYQNLQQLIPALLAQDYPEFEIVLINDRSTDESADLMRHYQAQDARIRVVTVYETPADFNSKKYALTLGIRVARYDNLLLTDADCKPLTDKWIDAMQAGFTTGAEIILGYSPYLKLPGFLNYLIRYETLLTAIQYLSFSLKNNAYMAVGRNVAYTKKCFYQTKGFASHIKFLGGDDDLFVQNAVAHSSPAIAISKNAQTVSVPKQTYSEWITQKRRHMRVGLQYKWSDRLRIGIFMLSNIIFYIIWIVMLLLQQYLWLLGILFFVRGIVLLTAYARIARKLNEKLSVIGMVVLDAAYFLHYLFLGVSVVLFKKVRWK encoded by the coding sequence TTGCTCCCATTACTTTTCTTATTGTTGTTTTGCGTGCTGGTGCAGGCGGGTTATACTTTTTATTATTTTTATTCTTTAGTTCATTACACTACTCCCGAGCTAGGTACCAAACAAGTACCGGTTTCTATTATTATCAGCGCGCATAACGAGTACCAGAATTTACAGCAGCTTATACCGGCTTTGCTGGCCCAGGATTATCCGGAGTTCGAGATTGTTTTAATCAACGACCGTTCTACCGACGAATCGGCGGATTTAATGCGGCATTACCAGGCGCAGGATGCCCGCATCCGGGTGGTTACCGTTTACGAAACGCCCGCCGATTTTAATTCAAAAAAATACGCTTTAACGCTGGGCATCCGGGTGGCCCGTTACGACAACCTGCTGTTAACCGATGCCGATTGTAAACCATTGACGGATAAGTGGATTGATGCCATGCAGGCGGGTTTTACCACTGGCGCCGAAATCATTTTGGGGTATTCGCCGTATTTAAAGCTGCCCGGTTTTCTCAACTATTTAATCCGGTATGAAACTTTGCTGACGGCAATTCAGTATTTATCATTTTCCTTAAAAAATAATGCCTATATGGCCGTTGGCCGAAACGTAGCCTACACTAAAAAATGTTTTTATCAAACCAAGGGATTTGCCTCTCACATAAAATTTTTAGGGGGCGATGATGATTTATTTGTGCAAAACGCCGTGGCGCACAGCTCCCCAGCCATAGCGATTAGTAAAAATGCGCAAACGGTAAGTGTACCCAAGCAAACCTATTCGGAGTGGATTACCCAGAAAAGGCGGCACATGCGCGTGGGCCTGCAGTATAAATGGTCGGACCGGCTGCGGATCGGAATTTTTATGCTTTCGAACATTATTTTTTATATAATTTGGATAGTTATGCTGTTATTGCAGCAATATTTATGGCTGCTTGGCATACTTTTTTTTGTGCGCGGTATCGTTCTTTTAACGGCGTATGCGCGTATTGCCCGAAAACTAAATGAAAAGCTGTCGGTTATAGGTATGGTTGTCCTGGATGCGGCTTATTTTTTGCATTACCTTTTTCTGGGCGTTTCTGTTGTATTGTTTAAAAAAGTAAGATGGAAGTAA
- a CDS encoding endonuclease III domain-containing protein, with the protein MNPANEQLSPEEKTWQTHEALNELYGVLDLRKPRREPIHELISTMLSHRTTHANEETAYYRMRELYPTWPEVMTAPIEDLTQALQTAQYPGPKAINIQKTLRLIQEKAPDFSLRFLEEMPVEEAMTWLMDLPGVGLKTATLLLLFNFHKPVLPVDTHVFRVSQRVGLIGAKVTAEKAHTILLDMLPKDAPVLFNFHKHLYWHGQRICTWKAPKCQECPLCPICNYCQEVRQKGIDKKKKT; encoded by the coding sequence ATGAACCCGGCGAACGAGCAATTAAGCCCCGAAGAGAAAACCTGGCAAACCCACGAAGCGCTTAACGAACTATACGGCGTGCTGGACTTGCGCAAACCCCGGCGCGAACCCATCCATGAGCTTATTTCTACCATGTTGTCGCACCGCACTACTCACGCCAACGAAGAAACGGCGTATTACCGCATGCGCGAACTATATCCCACCTGGCCCGAAGTAATGACGGCTCCCATCGAAGATTTAACCCAAGCCCTGCAAACGGCCCAGTACCCCGGCCCTAAAGCCATTAACATTCAAAAAACCTTACGCTTGATTCAGGAAAAAGCCCCGGATTTTTCGCTGCGCTTTCTGGAGGAAATGCCAGTAGAGGAAGCTATGACCTGGCTCATGGATTTGCCGGGGGTAGGTTTAAAAACGGCCACTTTGCTTTTATTGTTTAACTTTCATAAGCCGGTGTTGCCTGTGGATACCCACGTTTTCCGGGTGAGCCAGCGGGTTGGTTTAATTGGTGCTAAAGTAACCGCCGAAAAAGCACACACCATTTTGCTGGATATGCTGCCCAAAGATGCGCCGGTATTGTTTAACTTTCATAAACATTTATACTGGCACGGCCAGCGCATTTGCACCTGGAAAGCTCCCAAATGCCAGGAGTGTCCGCTCTGCCCCATCTGCAATTATTGTCAGGAAGTACGACAGAAAGGCATAGACAAGAAAAAGAAAACGTAA
- a CDS encoding MBL fold metallo-hydrolase, whose protein sequence is MQIKFLGTGGAFEPAYGNSAAIITFKQKTLLLDAGFTVYPKLMELGFWNQLDYILLTHLHNDHCGSLANILLHCFFYGNGKRPVILYQTETFRQQIVQFLNIQLKEVNLYVNFKPISEIDGLTYLDTINRHSAGFQTYSFILEEAGERLVYSGDLGDCTYLFHYLATLPQCPHYRVSRHFV, encoded by the coding sequence ATGCAAATAAAATTTCTGGGTACGGGTGGGGCCTTTGAGCCCGCCTACGGCAACTCTGCCGCCATTATAACCTTTAAGCAAAAAACGCTGCTTCTGGATGCGGGTTTTACGGTTTATCCCAAATTAATGGAACTGGGCTTTTGGAACCAGCTAGATTATATTTTACTCACGCACCTGCACAACGACCATTGCGGCAGCCTCGCAAATATTCTGCTGCACTGCTTTTTTTACGGCAATGGCAAACGGCCGGTAATCTTGTACCAAACCGAAACTTTTCGCCAGCAGATTGTTCAGTTTTTAAATATTCAACTCAAAGAAGTTAATTTGTACGTTAATTTTAAACCAATTTCCGAAATAGACGGACTTACCTACCTCGATACTATTAACCGGCACTCTGCAGGCTTTCAAACCTACAGTTTTATTCTGGAAGAAGCTGGTGAGCGTTTGGTTTACTCCGGCGATCTAGGAGACTGTACTTATTTGTTTCATTACCTGGCTACACTGCCGCAGTGCCCCCACTACCGTGTATCACGACATTTCGTTTAA
- a CDS encoding hemolysin family protein: MIADILLTILLVLLNGFFVAAEFAIVKVRASQMELRAQTGNTLAKVALVMINNLDAYLSATQLGITLASLGLGWIGEKVVASIVINIMVWAGFQGDEALAHSIAIPIAFAVITILHIVFGELAPKSLAIQRSEATSLAVSIPLRVFYFIFRPAIWFLNGFSNLILRAFGITPIHGSEVHSSEELRLLFEQSKESGAIQDSQHELMENVFQFNDRMVKQIMVPRTKLAALDVDAPEDKILDMVFNEGYSRIPIYKETIDNIVGVLYVKDLLIVIRRNEAINLSKLMRPPYFVPETKKIHRLLQHFQRTHMHMAIVSDEFGGVSGLVTMEDIMEELVGEIQDEYDEEIPVVQKLNDFEYRVSTAASILDANDFLPYPLPEGEDYETVGGLLNVIYGAIPEVGDTVVFNEYEFKVLEKSQRNIELVLLKVTEDKRDDIL; the protein is encoded by the coding sequence ATGATAGCTGATATTCTGCTTACAATTCTTTTGGTTTTACTTAATGGTTTTTTTGTTGCCGCCGAGTTTGCGATTGTAAAAGTGCGCGCCTCTCAAATGGAGCTACGCGCCCAAACCGGCAATACCTTGGCAAAAGTGGCCCTGGTCATGATTAACAATCTGGATGCTTATTTATCGGCTACCCAGTTAGGTATTACGCTGGCTAGTTTGGGCTTGGGTTGGATTGGCGAAAAAGTAGTAGCCAGTATTGTTATTAACATTATGGTGTGGGCCGGTTTTCAGGGCGACGAAGCCTTGGCGCACAGCATTGCCATTCCCATTGCGTTTGCCGTAATTACCATTCTGCACATTGTGTTCGGGGAGTTAGCGCCTAAATCCTTGGCCATTCAGCGCTCCGAGGCTACCAGTTTAGCGGTATCTATTCCGTTGCGGGTATTTTATTTTATTTTCCGGCCGGCCATCTGGTTTTTAAACGGTTTCTCCAATTTAATTTTGCGGGCTTTCGGCATTACGCCCATCCACGGCTCCGAAGTTCATTCGTCGGAAGAATTGCGTTTGTTGTTTGAGCAAAGCAAGGAAAGCGGCGCCATTCAGGATTCGCAGCACGAATTAATGGAAAACGTGTTTCAGTTTAACGACCGCATGGTAAAGCAAATTATGGTGCCCCGCACCAAACTGGCCGCTTTAGATGTAGATGCCCCGGAAGATAAAATTCTGGACATGGTTTTTAACGAAGGTTATTCCCGGATTCCGATTTACAAAGAAACCATCGATAATATTGTGGGCGTGTTGTACGTCAAAGATCTTTTAATTGTAATCCGGCGCAACGAAGCCATTAATTTAAGTAAATTAATGCGCCCGCCTTACTTTGTGCCCGAAACCAAAAAAATTCACCGCTTGCTGCAGCATTTCCAACGCACCCACATGCACATGGCCATAGTATCGGATGAGTTTGGCGGCGTTTCGGGTTTGGTTACCATGGAAGATATCATGGAAGAACTCGTGGGCGAAATTCAGGATGAGTATGATGAAGAAATTCCGGTGGTGCAAAAGCTCAACGACTTTGAATACCGCGTGAGCACGGCTGCTTCGATTCTGGATGCCAACGACTTTTTACCTTATCCTTTACCCGAAGGCGAAGATTATGAAACGGTAGGCGGATTATTAAACGTGATTTACGGCGCCATCCCCGAAGTAGGCGACACCGTGGTATTTAACGAATACGAGTTTAAAGTGCTTGAAAAATCGCAACGCAACATTGAATTGGTATTGCTTAAAGTAACCGAAGACAAACGCGACGACATTTTATAA
- a CDS encoding GlcG/HbpS family heme-binding protein: MNITLKQAEAAVQAAQQKAQELGVKMNIAVVDTGANLTAFARMDGAWLGSLDISIRKAKTARYFDMNTGEIGKLSQPGGSLYNIEHSNGGLITFPGGIPIRNNSNEIIGAIGVSGDTVENDHTVAEAGVQAVK, encoded by the coding sequence ATGAACATTACCTTAAAACAAGCCGAAGCGGCAGTACAAGCAGCTCAGCAAAAAGCCCAGGAACTGGGGGTTAAAATGAATATTGCCGTGGTAGATACCGGAGCCAACTTAACCGCCTTTGCGCGCATGGACGGTGCCTGGCTGGGGTCTTTGGATATATCCATCCGGAAAGCCAAGACCGCCCGCTATTTTGACATGAACACCGGCGAAATCGGTAAGTTGTCGCAGCCCGGCGGTTCGCTGTACAACATCGAGCACTCCAACGGTGGCTTAATTACCTTCCCGGGCGGTATTCCCATCCGGAACAACTCGAACGAAATTATTGGGGCCATTGGCGTTTCCGGCGATACCGTAGAAAACGACCATACTGTAGCTGAAGCCGGCGTGCAAGCCGTTAAATAA
- a CDS encoding DUF4126 family protein, with translation MANKSIISAWPAFSWGIIAGMRSLTAPTFAAHYLSRAYSPVLAGSPLRFLQSAKVATGLKVLAGAEYIGDKMPNAPNRIAAPGLTFRVLSGALVGAAYRLNKSQDATTGAILGCAGALAGSYAFYFLRTRLTQHTPAPDWVYALLEDALTLTSGNLLAQATLTNELSLEEAGIGRI, from the coding sequence ATGGCAAATAAATCAATTATTTCAGCCTGGCCGGCTTTTAGTTGGGGAATAATAGCGGGTATGCGCAGCCTGACAGCTCCAACCTTCGCCGCACATTATCTTTCGCGGGCGTATTCGCCGGTGTTGGCTGGTTCGCCGTTGCGCTTTTTGCAATCGGCCAAAGTAGCTACTGGGTTAAAAGTATTAGCCGGCGCCGAATATATTGGCGATAAAATGCCGAATGCCCCTAACCGGATTGCCGCGCCAGGCTTAACGTTCCGGGTTTTGTCGGGAGCTTTGGTAGGCGCCGCTTACCGTTTGAATAAAAGCCAGGATGCCACCACCGGAGCTATTTTGGGTTGTGCCGGGGCATTAGCCGGCTCGTACGCGTTTTATTTTCTCCGGACCAGATTAACCCAACATACGCCCGCCCCAGATTGGGTATATGCCCTTCTGGAAGATGCGCTTACGCTAACCAGCGGCAATCTTTTAGCCCAAGCTACCTTAACCAACGAGCTTAGTTTAGAAGAAGCCGGAATTGGAAGAATTTAA
- a CDS encoding cryptochrome/photolyase family protein, translated as MPENKILRLILGDQLNSQHSWFSTTDHSVTYVLMEVWQETNYVVHHLQKVVAFFAAMRQFAAELQAIGHEVIYFKISDPENKQSFEQNLQYLISKHSYTKLEYLLPDEYRLDEELKRIAQALPIPTTISDTEHFYSTRDELGKFFKNRKTYVMENFYRYMRQKHGVLMHGDEPITGQWNYDQDNRQKMPANHLPPAPLLFANAITEIKKEVAAAGITTMGYLPENNLSWPISRVQSLELLEYFVQNNLPLFGTFQDAMTPLSWSLYHARLSFALNSKMLAPREVVQRVIREWEESAGKIEFHQVEGFVRQVLGWREYMRGMYWLKMPDLEKANFLENTQSLPSWYWTGKTRMNCLKHAIGQSLHFAYAHHIQRLMITGNFALLAGAHPDEVDAWYLGIYIDAIQWVEITNTRALSQFADGGQIGTKTYVSTAAYINRMSSYCQGCYYDKNKKIGDRACPFNSLYWNFLDQHESKLARNPRISMVYKAWYKMEPDTKAAILEQAQQYLEQIEEL; from the coding sequence ATGCCGGAAAACAAAATCCTCCGCCTGATTCTGGGTGACCAACTAAACAGCCAGCATTCCTGGTTTTCTACCACCGACCATTCGGTTACTTACGTGCTGATGGAAGTATGGCAGGAAACCAACTACGTAGTGCACCACCTCCAGAAAGTAGTAGCGTTTTTTGCGGCTATGCGCCAGTTTGCCGCCGAATTGCAAGCCATTGGCCACGAGGTTATTTATTTTAAAATTTCAGATCCGGAGAACAAGCAATCCTTTGAGCAAAACTTACAATACCTGATTAGTAAGCATTCTTATACAAAACTGGAGTATTTGCTACCCGACGAATACCGGCTCGACGAAGAATTAAAACGTATTGCCCAGGCTTTGCCTATTCCAACGACTATTTCAGACACCGAGCATTTTTACAGTACCCGCGACGAGTTGGGCAAGTTTTTTAAAAATCGCAAAACCTACGTCATGGAAAACTTTTACCGCTACATGCGGCAAAAACACGGAGTATTAATGCACGGCGATGAACCCATAACCGGCCAGTGGAACTACGACCAGGATAACCGCCAGAAAATGCCTGCCAACCATTTGCCCCCGGCGCCTTTGCTTTTTGCGAATGCTATTACTGAAATTAAAAAAGAAGTAGCCGCGGCCGGAATTACCACCATGGGCTATTTGCCGGAAAACAACTTAAGCTGGCCTATTAGCCGCGTGCAATCGCTGGAGTTACTGGAATACTTTGTGCAAAACAATTTGCCTTTGTTCGGTACATTTCAAGATGCCATGACGCCGCTTTCCTGGTCGTTGTACCACGCCCGGCTTTCGTTTGCGCTAAATTCTAAAATGTTAGCTCCCCGTGAAGTGGTGCAACGGGTAATCCGGGAGTGGGAAGAAAGCGCAGGCAAGATAGAATTTCACCAGGTAGAAGGATTTGTGCGGCAGGTTTTAGGTTGGCGGGAGTACATGCGCGGCATGTACTGGTTAAAAATGCCCGACCTGGAAAAGGCAAACTTTCTGGAAAATACCCAATCCTTACCTAGCTGGTACTGGACCGGTAAAACCAGAATGAACTGTTTGAAGCACGCTATTGGGCAGTCGTTGCACTTTGCCTACGCGCACCACATTCAACGGCTCATGATTACCGGCAATTTTGCTTTGCTGGCTGGCGCCCACCCCGACGAAGTAGATGCCTGGTACCTGGGTATTTACATCGATGCCATTCAATGGGTAGAAATTACCAACACCCGGGCGCTAAGTCAGTTTGCCGATGGTGGCCAGATTGGTACCAAAACCTACGTGAGCACCGCGGCTTACATTAACCGCATGAGCTCGTATTGCCAGGGTTGCTACTACGATAAAAATAAAAAGATCGGCGACCGGGCTTGTCCATTTAACAGCCTGTACTGGAATTTTCTGGATCAGCACGAAAGTAAATTAGCCCGGAATCCACGCATCAGCATGGTGTACAAAGCCTGGTACAAAATGGAACCCGACACCAAAGCCGCCATTCTGGAGCAAGCCCAGCAATACCTGGAACAAATAGAAGAATTGTAA
- a CDS encoding DUF2256 domain-containing protein — protein sequence MKGVKKQHLPVKVCIVCQKPFTWRKKWEKVWAEVKYCSERCRKTKSSA from the coding sequence ATGAAAGGTGTAAAAAAACAACATTTACCGGTTAAAGTCTGTATCGTTTGTCAGAAGCCTTTTACCTGGCGCAAGAAATGGGAAAAGGTATGGGCCGAAGTTAAATATTGCAGCGAACGATGCCGGAAAACAAAATCCTCCGCCTGA
- a CDS encoding MFS transporter, with translation MKNTLTQETTLPQQVVQQTVFPILFAISFSHLLNDTMQSLIPAIYPLLKTSFRLDFAQIGLITLTNQLTASILQPFVGLYTDKKPQPYALVIGMGFTLIGLLLLSQVHSFPFILLSVGLVGVGSSIFHPEASRMAHLASGGRRGMAQSLFQLGGNAGSSLGPILAALIIVPYGQTKLAWFSLAALLAMLVLGWVGTWQRNHTAKIKQKIVAAPAEVVQTLSRHRVIFSLGILLILIFSKHVYLASMTSYFTFYLIDKFHVSVQSSQLYLFVFLFSVAAGTFIGGPIGDRFGRKYVIWGSILGVAPFTLLLPYANLFWTGVLIVMIGVILSSAFSAILVYAQELVPGKIGLIAGLFFGFAFGIAGIGSAVLGEVADRTSINFVFKICSFLPLIGLLTFFLPNVGKQK, from the coding sequence ATGAAAAATACTTTAACGCAGGAAACTACTTTGCCACAACAAGTGGTGCAGCAAACTGTTTTTCCTATTTTATTCGCCATCAGCTTTTCGCATTTGCTCAACGATACCATGCAATCGCTGATTCCGGCTATTTATCCTTTGCTTAAAACTTCGTTCCGGCTCGATTTTGCGCAGATTGGTTTAATTACTTTAACCAACCAGTTAACCGCTTCTATTTTGCAGCCTTTTGTAGGGCTGTATACCGATAAAAAACCCCAGCCTTATGCCCTGGTAATCGGTATGGGCTTTACCCTGATTGGCTTGCTGCTTTTATCGCAGGTTCATAGTTTTCCTTTTATTTTATTGTCTGTAGGTTTGGTGGGCGTAGGTTCTTCTATTTTTCACCCGGAAGCTTCGCGCATGGCCCATTTGGCGTCTGGTGGCCGACGCGGCATGGCGCAATCGTTGTTTCAGTTGGGCGGTAACGCAGGCAGTTCCTTAGGCCCAATTCTGGCAGCTTTAATTATTGTGCCTTACGGCCAGACCAAACTGGCCTGGTTCTCGTTAGCGGCTTTATTGGCCATGTTGGTATTAGGTTGGGTAGGCACCTGGCAAAGAAACCACACAGCAAAAATCAAACAGAAAATAGTGGCTGCCCCAGCCGAAGTAGTGCAAACCCTTTCGCGGCACCGGGTTATTTTCTCATTGGGTATTTTATTGATTTTAATTTTCTCCAAGCACGTGTACCTGGCCAGCATGACGAGTTATTTTACGTTTTACCTGATCGATAAATTTCACGTGTCGGTGCAAAGCTCGCAACTGTATTTATTTGTGTTTTTGTTTTCGGTGGCGGCTGGTACGTTTATCGGCGGCCCCATCGGAGACCGCTTTGGGCGCAAATACGTGATTTGGGGTTCTATTTTGGGCGTTGCGCCGTTTACCCTGCTCCTACCCTACGCCAATTTATTCTGGACCGGTGTGCTGATTGTGATGATTGGGGTAATACTTTCATCAGCTTTTTCGGCTATTCTGGTGTACGCCCAGGAACTGGTACCGGGCAAAATTGGGTTAATTGCCGGTTTATTCTTTGGTTTTGCCTTTGGTATTGCGGGTATTGGCTCCGCGGTTTTGGGCGAAGTAGCCGACCGTACCAGCATTAACTTTGTTTTTAAAATTTGTTCGTTTTTGCCTTTAATCGGCTTATTAACGTTTTTCTTACCTAATGTGGGAAAGCAGAAATAA
- a CDS encoding transposase, whose protein sequence is MAYSPLIHHRRSIRLKGYDYSQAGAYFITLCTHHREHLFGEVKGGEMKLNPFGQIAYENWLKTPQIRPNVALDVFVIMPNHLHGILLIRKGESHSPLLNPDKGECDSPLRTPSNTIGAMVRGYKSAVTKQINLLRAGVIVWQRNYYEHIIRNEQAYHTISVYIIHNPYKWEQDKFYS, encoded by the coding sequence ATGGCCTATAGTCCACTTATCCATCACCGCCGCTCTATCCGGCTGAAAGGCTATGATTACAGTCAAGCCGGTGCGTATTTTATTACCCTTTGCACCCATCACCGCGAGCATCTGTTTGGGGAAGTTAAGGGCGGTGAAATGAAGTTGAATCCCTTCGGGCAAATTGCCTATGAAAATTGGCTGAAAACGCCTCAGATTCGGCCTAACGTTGCTTTAGATGTCTTTGTAATTATGCCCAATCACCTGCACGGCATCCTCCTCATCCGTAAGGGCGAATCGCATTCGCCCCTTTTGAATCCGGATAAGGGCGAATGCGATTCGCCCCTACGAACACCGTCCAATACCATTGGGGCGATGGTACGGGGATATAAATCGGCAGTAACCAAACAAATAAATTTATTACGTGCTGGGGTAATTGTTTGGCAACGCAATTACTACGAACACATTATCCGGAACGAACAAGCGTACCACACCATTTCGGTATACATTATCCATAATCCTTATAAGTGGGAGCAAGATAAATTTTACAGTTAA